Proteins encoded within one genomic window of Cucumis sativus cultivar 9930 chromosome 3, Cucumber_9930_V3, whole genome shotgun sequence:
- the LOC101209546 gene encoding receptor-like protein EIX2 isoform X1 — MISDKIPRWFWNNLSPNLLFLDVSYNFIKGKIPNLSLKFKTMPVIILGVNEFEGTIPPFLFGAQNLDLSGNKFSDISSLCEVNYSSPLYLLDICGNQIFGHLPRCWNRMLNLASLSLAYNYFSGKIPHSLSNLTRLKSLNLRKNHFSGEFPSWFNFTDLIVLDVVDNNFSGNLPSWIGLRLPNLVRLLLKSNNFHGNLPLSLCNLRRIEVLDISQNYNISGTIPTCIYKFDALTKTLNASEVPDYLKDLVMMWKGKETLIHGRNLQLQRSIDLSCNRLTGEIPNKITELVGLVVLNLSRNELTGQIPYNIGQLQSLDFLDPSRNNLCGTIPFSFSQMPRLSVLDLSCNNLSGNIPIGTQLQSFPVSSYEGNPYLCGDPLKKKCKLSNNNNSIAVENGTENEGENQDRLIVQDLLFAISSGFIIGFWGIFGSLLLFKRWRLAYFKFLRNIIEKPL; from the coding sequence ATGATTTCAGACAAGATTCCTAGATGGTTCTGGAATAACTTGTCTCCAAACTTATTGTTTCTTGATGTTTCGTACAATTTTATCAAAGGGAAAATCCCAAATTTATCCTTGAAGTTCAAAACAATGCCTGTGATCATTTTGGGAGTGAATGAATTTGAAGGTACAATCCCACCCTTTCTTTTTGGAGCACAGAATCTTGACCTGTCAGGAAATAAATTTTCTGACATATCAAGTTTGTGTGAAGTCAACTACTCATCCCCTTTATATCTCTTGGATATTTGCGGCAATCAAATTTTTGGCCATCTCCCTCGTTGTTGGAACCGTATGTTGAATTTAGCATCATTAAGTTTGgcctataattatttttctggAAAAATTCCACATTCTTTGAGTAATCTCACAAGACTAAAATCTCTTAATTTGCGAAAGAATCATTTCTCTGGGGAGTTCCCTTCTTGGTTTAACTTCACAGATTTAATAGTCCTTGATGTGGTTGATAACAATTTTTCTGGAAATTTGCCATCATGGATTGGATTAAGGTTGCCAAATTTAGTTCGTTTGCTTCTAAagtcaaataattttcatggGAACTTACCTTTAAGTCTTTGCAACCTTCGAAGGATTGAAGTATTGGACATttcacaaaattataatatttcagGAACCATACCAACTTGCATCTATAAATTTGATGCCTTGACAAAAACGCTCAATGCATCAGAAGTTCCTGATTACTTGAAAGATTTGGTAATGATGTGGAAAGGCAAAGAAACGCTCATTCATGGTAGAAATCTACAGCTACAAAGGAGTATTGATCTATCTTGCAATCGCCTGACCGGGGAAATTCCTAACAAAATTACAGAGCTTGTTGGTTTGGTTGTCTTGAATCTCTCAAGGAATGAATTGACAGGGCAAATTCCTTACAACATTGGTCAACTTCAATCGTTGGATTTTTTGGATCCATCAAGAAATAATCTGTGTGGTACAATTCCATTTAGTTTTTCTCAAATGCCTAGATTGAGTGTGTTGGATCTGTCTTGTAATAATCTATCAGGAAATATTCCCATTGGAACTCAACTTCAAAGCTTTCCAGTTTCTTCCTATGAAGGCAATCCTTATCTTTGTGGCGATCCGCTTAAAAAGAAGTGCAAGTTAAGcaacaacaataatagtaTTGCTGTTGAGAATGGTACTGAAAATGAAGGGGAAAATCAAGACAGACTCATTGTACAAGATCTGCTTTTTGCCATTTCTTCTGGATTTATAATTGGCTTCTGGGGAATTTTCGGTAGTCTTTTACTATTCAAGAGATGGAGACTTGCATACTTTAAGTTCttaagaaatataattgaGAAACCTTTATGA
- the LOC101209546 gene encoding receptor-like protein EIX2 isoform X2 — MISLTEIWCFTSIHLFVFLLLFMPPNLALEIKCRESERQALLSFKQSLVYRYDILSSWTTQAKANDDCCNWIGVGCSNNITGGDYHITRLDLHNTGLMGTIPTCIYKFDALTKTLNASEVPDYLKDLVMMWKGKETLIHGRNLQLQRSIDLSCNRLTGEIPNKITELVGLVVLNLSRNELTGQIPYNIGQLQSLDFLDPSRNNLCGTIPFSFSQMPRLSVLDLSCNNLSGNIPIGTQLQSFPVSSYEGNPYLCGDPLKKKCKLSNNNNSIAVENGTENEGENQDRLIVQDLLFAISSGFIIGFWGIFGSLLLFKRWRLAYFKFLRNIIEKPL, encoded by the exons ATGATATCACTCACTGAAATATGGTGTTTTACTTCCATCCATTTGTTCGTGTTCCTTCTACTTTTCATGCCACCAAATCTTGCTCTTGAAATCAAATGCAGGGAAAGTGAAAGACAAGCCCTGTTATCCTTCAAGCAAAGCCTCGTATATAGATATGATATTCTCTCTTCTTGGACAACACAAGCCAAAGCCAATGATGATTGTTGCAATTGGATTGGTGTTGGTTGTAGCAACAATATTACAGGTGGTGACTATCATATCACAAGGCTTGATCTTCATAATACAGGTTTGATGG GAACCATACCAACTTGCATCTATAAATTTGATGCCTTGACAAAAACGCTCAATGCATCAGAAGTTCCTGATTACTTGAAAGATTTGGTAATGATGTGGAAAGGCAAAGAAACGCTCATTCATGGTAGAAATCTACAGCTACAAAGGAGTATTGATCTATCTTGCAATCGCCTGACCGGGGAAATTCCTAACAAAATTACAGAGCTTGTTGGTTTGGTTGTCTTGAATCTCTCAAGGAATGAATTGACAGGGCAAATTCCTTACAACATTGGTCAACTTCAATCGTTGGATTTTTTGGATCCATCAAGAAATAATCTGTGTGGTACAATTCCATTTAGTTTTTCTCAAATGCCTAGATTGAGTGTGTTGGATCTGTCTTGTAATAATCTATCAGGAAATATTCCCATTGGAACTCAACTTCAAAGCTTTCCAGTTTCTTCCTATGAAGGCAATCCTTATCTTTGTGGCGATCCGCTTAAAAAGAAGTGCAAGTTAAGcaacaacaataatagtaTTGCTGTTGAGAATGGTACTGAAAATGAAGGGGAAAATCAAGACAGACTCATTGTACAAGATCTGCTTTTTGCCATTTCTTCTGGATTTATAATTGGCTTCTGGGGAATTTTCGGTAGTCTTTTACTATTCAAGAGATGGAGACTTGCATACTTTAAGTTCttaagaaatataattgaGAAACCTTTATGA
- the LOC101222899 gene encoding heavy metal-associated isoprenylated plant protein 45 isoform X1, with amino-acid sequence MFGQRFHRKKSSNAMSIVELLVHMDCNGCEGRIRRAVSKIEESNVTKTGVHSLEIDMNKQKVTVTGYVEERKVLKMVRGTGRKAELWPFPYDDEYYPYASQYYDESTYASTYNYYRHGFNEGVHGYFPDPLYSTVSDNTVHLFSEDNVHAYCSIM; translated from the exons ATGTTCGGGCAACGATTTCATCGAAAAAAATCCTCCAATGCCATGTCT attGTAGAGCTTCTAGTGCACATGGATTGCAATGGATGTGAAGGTCGGATTCGAAGAGCGGTCTCCAAAATAGAAG AGAGCAATGTTACTAAAACAGGAGTACATAGCTTGGAAATAGACATGAACAAACAAAAGGTGACTGTAACCGGATATGTAGAGGAAAGAAAAGTGTTGAAGATGGTGAGAGGGACGGGGCGAAAAGCTGAGTTATGGCCATTCCCTTACGATGATGAATATTATCCGTATGCATCGCAATACTACGACGAATCAACGTATGCTTCgacatataattattataggCATGGTTTCAATGAAGGCGTTCATGGATACTTTCCGGATCCTTTATATTCAACTGTTAGTGATAACACTGTTCATCTTTTTAGTGAAGATAACGTTCATGCTTATTGTAGTATTATGTGA
- the LOC101222899 gene encoding heavy metal-associated isoprenylated plant protein 45 isoform X2, with translation MFGQRFHRKKSSNAMSIVELLVHMDCNGCEGRIRRAVSKIEGVHSLEIDMNKQKVTVTGYVEERKVLKMVRGTGRKAELWPFPYDDEYYPYASQYYDESTYASTYNYYRHGFNEGVHGYFPDPLYSTVSDNTVHLFSEDNVHAYCSIM, from the exons ATGTTCGGGCAACGATTTCATCGAAAAAAATCCTCCAATGCCATGTCT attGTAGAGCTTCTAGTGCACATGGATTGCAATGGATGTGAAGGTCGGATTCGAAGAGCGGTCTCCAAAATAGAAG GAGTACATAGCTTGGAAATAGACATGAACAAACAAAAGGTGACTGTAACCGGATATGTAGAGGAAAGAAAAGTGTTGAAGATGGTGAGAGGGACGGGGCGAAAAGCTGAGTTATGGCCATTCCCTTACGATGATGAATATTATCCGTATGCATCGCAATACTACGACGAATCAACGTATGCTTCgacatataattattataggCATGGTTTCAATGAAGGCGTTCATGGATACTTTCCGGATCCTTTATATTCAACTGTTAGTGATAACACTGTTCATCTTTTTAGTGAAGATAACGTTCATGCTTATTGTAGTATTATGTGA